In the genome of Drosophila yakuba strain Tai18E2 chromosome 3R, Prin_Dyak_Tai18E2_2.1, whole genome shotgun sequence, one region contains:
- the LOC6535377 gene encoding uncharacterized protein LOC6535377: protein MNSHILNSCVKVPIDPCNNCPAPVYNRPKLCSFGGRKPSDKAPTSQADAETPAWRSHMGVRSLAKFYDSIPDYCDVKHLHQAEFYSTLESLRSTSRELRSQSATAPILEQSASVSSSSVCHGKSKKRPSKVKKIRKRPLVLDSAPSPEILVIPNQQDRCVTHPVVHTPSCLSDEYDKCLRDLSRLKSFKEDFAVEVADFKRSLKNFEAEFRRPKSTSSNGTQTQPNKQSQTQNRCQKTANPPQNTAERAKCRREMLRRCFSVNDLQGISSEVHSKPSKLVQPARSNYFPPSKQEEVPKIQSPSSTKRSSSASTAARGRERRGRIRKPKPAPNARDEKPLPPLYIYELPEGSVQRRTPSVSPLHPVSRPNLAATLRAEVSRKKVKELKNNCTYHDPRPQFDWEVRKTPAWKSLSLNESHKALLSIRLATRRAEQAFQERQYELHMEMMRQRVKSAPLLLEGPTFWGPEVGKLTHTCRSEELRHSCEESRQRRKKKSDCPVPDADTKLQQLRKIYGSEKSCSRQSQRSKRSGRRPQGLTTDTPIHDSGDDLCSVDRAFL, encoded by the exons ATGAACTCGCACATTCTGAATTCCTGTGTGAAAGTGCCCATCGATCCGTGCAATAACTGTCCGGCGCCGGTATACAATCGCCCCAAGCTTTGCTCCTTTGGTGGAAGGAAGCCGTCTGATAAGGCTCCCACTTCACAGGCGGATGCAGAGACTCCTGCTTGGAGAAGCCATATGGGGGTCAGGTCCCTAGCTAAATTTTACGACAGTATACCTG aCTACTGTGATGTTAAGCACCTGCACCAAGCTGAGTTCTACTCAACTCTGGAGAGCCTGCGAAGCACCAGCCGAGAATTGCGATCTCAGTCAGCAACTGCTCCAATTTTAGAGCAAAGTGCTAGTGTCAGCAGCAGTTCTGTCTGTCATGGAAAGTCTAAAAAGCGGCCTTCCAAGGTGAAAAAGATAAGAAAACGTCCTTTGGTGCTGGATTCTGCTCCTTCGCCAGAAATTTTAGTGATCCCCAATCAACAGGATAGATGCGTTACGCATCCAGTTGTGCATACTCCCAGTTGTCTAAGCGATGAGTACGACAAGTGCCTTAGGGACTTGAGTCGCCTAAAAAGCTTTAAAGAGGATTTTGCTGTGGAGGTTGCAGATTTCAAGAGGTCCCTTAAGAACTTTGAAGCGGAGTTCCGCAGGCCAAAGTCCACAAGCAGCAATGGGACTCAAACACAACCCAACAAGCAGAGTCAGACACAAAACCGCTGTCAGAAGACTGCCAATCCTCCCCAGAACACGGCAGAACGGGCGAAGTGCCGGAGGGAAATGCTACGCAGGTGCTTCAGTGTCAACGATCTTCAAGGAATTAGCTCAGAGGTTCATTCGAAGCCTTCCAAACTAGTTCAGCCTGCGCGAAGCAACTACTTTCCGCCCAGTAAGCAGGAGGAAGTTCCCAAGATTCAATCGCCCTCCTCAACGAAGCGAAGTAGTAGTGCTTCCACCGCAGCAAGAGGTCGAGAAAGACGCGGCAGAATAAGGAAACCAAAGCCAGCGCCTAACGCAAGGGATGAGAAACCACTACCTCCGCTGTACATCTATGAGTTGCCAGAGGGATCGGTCCAGAGGAGAACGCCCAGTGTGTCACCGCTGCACCCAGTATCTCGTCCTAATCTAGCGGCAACTTTGAGAGCTGAAGTCTCTAGGAAAAAGGTTAAGGAGCTGAAAAACAACTGCACTTATCATGATCCTCGTCCGCAATTCGATTGGGAGGTGAGAAAAACTCCTGCTTGGAAATCGCTGTCCTTGAA CGAATCTCACAAAGCTTTGTTATCCATCCGACTGGCCACCCGGAGGGCAGAGCAGGCTTTTCAGGAGCGCCAGTACGAACTACATATGGAAATGATGCGCCAACGGGTAAAATCCGCTCCGCTTCTTCTTGAAGGTCCCACATTCTGGGGCCCGGAAGTGGGCAAGCTCACCCACACCTGCCGGAGTGAGGAATTGCGTCATTCCTGTGAGGAAAGCCGGCAACGTAGAAAGAAAAAGTCCGACTGTCCAGTTCCAGATGCGGATACtaagctgcagcagctgcgcaAGATCTATGGTTCTGAAAAGTCTTGTTCGAGGCAGTCTCAAAGAAGCAAGCGGTCCGGACGACGACCGCAAGGGCTGACGACTGACACGCCCATCCATGATAGCGGTGACGACCTGTGCAGCGTAGATCGAGCTTTCCTCTAG
- the LOC6535385 gene encoding TLD domain-containing protein 2 isoform X30 produces the protein MKMCELMVSHGLDREVLSMSTDEYRKTSLFATGSFDLDFPIPDLIGKTEILTEEHREKLCSHLPARAEGYSWSLIFSTSQHGFALNSLYRKMARLESPVLIVIEDTEHNVFGALTSCSLHVSDHFYGTGESLLYKFNPSFKVFHWTGENMYFIKGNMESLSIGAGDGRFGLWLDGDLNQGRSQQCSTYGNEPLAPQEDFVIKTLECWAFV, from the exons ATGAAGATGTGCGAATTAATGGTCAGTCATGGACTCGACCGCGAG GTGCTGTCAATGAGCACAGATGAATATCGCAAGACCTCACTCTTTGCCACAGGATCCTTCGACTTGGACTTCCCCATACCAGACCTGATCGGCAAGACAGAAATTCTTACAGAGGAACATCG CGAGAAGCTCTGCTCACATCTGCCGGCTAGAGCCGAGGGATACTCCTGGTCCCTGATCTTCAGCACCTCACAACATGGTTTCGCACTGAACTCCCTGTACCGCAAAATGGCTCGTCTGGAGAGTCCAGTTCTGATTGTCATTGAGGATACGGAGCACAAC GTATTTGGTGCCTTGACCTCCTGCTCACTGCATGTGTCGGACCACTTTTACGGCACCGGTGAGTCCCTGCTCTACAAGTTTAACCCGAGCTTCAAGGTGTTCCATTGGACTGGTGAGAATATGTACTTCATCAAAGGCAACATGGAAAGCCTTTCGATTGGCGCTGGAGA CGGTCGTTTTGGCCTTTGGCTGGATGGGGACCTGAACCAGGGACGATCGCAGCAATGCAGCACATACGGCAATGAACCTCTGGCGCCACAAGAAGACTTTGTTATCAAAACACTCGAATGCTGGGCATTTGTTTAA
- the LOC6535380 gene encoding egl nine homolog 1 isoform X3: protein MNQYGLSVVDDFLGMETGLKILNEVRSMYNAGAFQDGQVVTNQTPDVPAVRGDKIRGDKIKWVGGNEPGCSNVWYLTNQIDSVVYRVNTMKDNGILGNYHIRERTRAMVACYPGSGTHYVMHVDNPQKDGRVITAIYYLNINWDARESGGILRIRPTPGTTVADIEPKFDRLIFFWSDIRNPHEVQPAHRTRYAITVWYFDAKEREEALIRAKLENSKTNNLVAQVQAQRTEPDSTTTPPAAIASSSPSLPASMSTGTGALNANVSSNSCATSNEICT from the exons ATGAACCAGTATGGCCTGTCCGTTGTGGACGACTTCTTGGGCATGGAGACGGGTCTGAAGATCCTCAACGAGGTTCGAAGCATGTATAACGCAGGAGCCTTCCAAGATGGACAAGTGGTGACCAACCAGACGCCCGATGTTCCCGCGGTGCGCGGTGACAAGATCCGAGGCGATAAGATCAAGTGGGTTGGTGGCAATGAGCCGGGCTGCAGCAATGTTTGGTATTTGACCAATCAG ATTGACTCTGTGGTGTACCGTGTAAACACGATGAAGGATAATGGCATTTTGGGCAACTACCACATCAGGGAGCGCACGAGG GCAATGGTCGCCTGTTATCCAGGATCTGGAACTCACTACGTCATGCATGTAGACAATCCTCAAAAGGATGGTCGCGTTATAACGGCCATATACTACCTGAATATAAACTGGGATGCGCGGGAAAGTGGCGGCATTCTGCG AATTCGACCAACACCTGGAACCACAGTGGCGGATATTGAGCCCAAGTTTGATCGCCTGATATTCTTCTGGTCCGACATTCGAAATCCCCACGAAGTGCAGCCCGCTCACCGTACCCGCTATGCCATCACCGTTTGGTATTTCGATGCCAAGGAGCGCGAGGAGGCCCTAATTAGGGCCAAGCTGGAAAACAGCAAGACGAACAATCTGGTAGCTCAAGTCCAAGCCCAACGGACTGAACCAGACTCCACCACCACACCACCTGCAGCCATAGCTTCATCCTCACCCAGTCTACCGGCTAGCATGTCCACGGGAACAGGAGCGCTGAACGCGAATGTGTCGAGTAATTCCTGCGCCACCAGCAACGAAATATGCACGTAA
- the LOC6535385 gene encoding TLD domain-containing protein 2 isoform X29, producing MSAKTIKISKIAKYIKKRVLSMSTDEYRKTSLFATGSFDLDFPIPDLIGKTEILTEEHREKLCSHLPARAEGYSWSLIFSTSQHGFALNSLYRKMARLESPVLIVIEDTEHNVFGALTSCSLHVSDHFYGTGESLLYKFNPSFKVFHWTGENMYFIKGNMESLSIGAGDGRFGLWLDGDLNQGRSQQCSTYGNEPLAPQEDFVIKTLECWAFV from the exons ATGAGCgccaaaacaataaaaatctcaaaaatagcaaaatacATCAAGAAAAGG GTGCTGTCAATGAGCACAGATGAATATCGCAAGACCTCACTCTTTGCCACAGGATCCTTCGACTTGGACTTCCCCATACCAGACCTGATCGGCAAGACAGAAATTCTTACAGAGGAACATCG CGAGAAGCTCTGCTCACATCTGCCGGCTAGAGCCGAGGGATACTCCTGGTCCCTGATCTTCAGCACCTCACAACATGGTTTCGCACTGAACTCCCTGTACCGCAAAATGGCTCGTCTGGAGAGTCCAGTTCTGATTGTCATTGAGGATACGGAGCACAAC GTATTTGGTGCCTTGACCTCCTGCTCACTGCATGTGTCGGACCACTTTTACGGCACCGGTGAGTCCCTGCTCTACAAGTTTAACCCGAGCTTCAAGGTGTTCCATTGGACTGGTGAGAATATGTACTTCATCAAAGGCAACATGGAAAGCCTTTCGATTGGCGCTGGAGA CGGTCGTTTTGGCCTTTGGCTGGATGGGGACCTGAACCAGGGACGATCGCAGCAATGCAGCACATACGGCAATGAACCTCTGGCGCCACAAGAAGACTTTGTTATCAAAACACTCGAATGCTGGGCATTTGTTTAA
- the LOC6535380 gene encoding egl nine homolog 1 isoform X1, producing MSRGRGKDRDSVNHSGSKSAMDPPRCSICSTQQQLLRCAKCKAVYYCSPAHQLLHWPDHRTECRLLTRQKLNSSNNNKQQQLQPLPQVVASANLEGSGAGANCSTAQMMTPAHQAQSWPAEVDNLLNLLGQPGIQEKAAAAETEAGQRQQQQHHHGEKSSSYQIGLADASFMGSGSERRYEDLCRNIISDMNQYGLSVVDDFLGMETGLKILNEVRSMYNAGAFQDGQVVTNQTPDVPAVRGDKIRGDKIKWVGGNEPGCSNVWYLTNQIDSVVYRVNTMKDNGILGNYHIRERTRAMVACYPGSGTHYVMHVDNPQKDGRVITAIYYLNINWDARESGGILRIRPTPGTTVADIEPKFDRLIFFWSDIRNPHEVQPAHRTRYAITVWYFDAKEREEALIRAKLENSKTNNLVAQVQAQRTEPDSTTTPPAAIASSSPSLPASMSTGTGALNANVSSNSCATSNEICT from the exons ATGAGCAGGGGTCGCGGAAAGGACAGGGATTCAGTTAACCATTCCGGATCCAAATCGGCAATGGACCCGCCGCGCTGTTCCATTTGCAGCACtcaacagcagctgctgcgCTGCGCCAAGTGCAAGGCTGTCTATTACTGCTCCCCCGCCCACCAGCTCCTCCATTGGCCCGATCACCGCACCGAGTGTCGCCTCCTGACCCGCCAAAAACTCAacagtagcaacaacaacaagcagcagcaactccagCCACTGCCACAAGTGGTGGCATCTGCTAATCTGGAGGGCAGCGGCGCCGGCGCCAACTGCTCCACCGCCCAGATGATGACGCCTGCCCACCAGGCGCAGAGTTGGCCCGCCGAAGTAGACAATCTGCTGAATCTCCTCGGACAGCCGGGCATCCAGGAGAAGGCGGCCGCAGCAGAAACGGAAGCTGGtcaaaggcagcagcagcaacaccatcaTGGCGAAAAGAGCTCCAGCTATCAAATCGGACTTGCGGATGCCAGCTTCATGGGATCAGGAAG TGAGCGCCGCTATGAGGATCTGTGCCGCAACATCATCAGCGACATGAACCAGTATGGCCTGTCCGTTGTGGACGACTTCTTGGGCATGGAGACGGGTCTGAAGATCCTCAACGAGGTTCGAAGCATGTATAACGCAGGAGCCTTCCAAGATGGACAAGTGGTGACCAACCAGACGCCCGATGTTCCCGCGGTGCGCGGTGACAAGATCCGAGGCGATAAGATCAAGTGGGTTGGTGGCAATGAGCCGGGCTGCAGCAATGTTTGGTATTTGACCAATCAG ATTGACTCTGTGGTGTACCGTGTAAACACGATGAAGGATAATGGCATTTTGGGCAACTACCACATCAGGGAGCGCACGAGG GCAATGGTCGCCTGTTATCCAGGATCTGGAACTCACTACGTCATGCATGTAGACAATCCTCAAAAGGATGGTCGCGTTATAACGGCCATATACTACCTGAATATAAACTGGGATGCGCGGGAAAGTGGCGGCATTCTGCG AATTCGACCAACACCTGGAACCACAGTGGCGGATATTGAGCCCAAGTTTGATCGCCTGATATTCTTCTGGTCCGACATTCGAAATCCCCACGAAGTGCAGCCCGCTCACCGTACCCGCTATGCCATCACCGTTTGGTATTTCGATGCCAAGGAGCGCGAGGAGGCCCTAATTAGGGCCAAGCTGGAAAACAGCAAGACGAACAATCTGGTAGCTCAAGTCCAAGCCCAACGGACTGAACCAGACTCCACCACCACACCACCTGCAGCCATAGCTTCATCCTCACCCAGTCTACCGGCTAGCATGTCCACGGGAACAGGAGCGCTGAACGCGAATGTGTCGAGTAATTCCTGCGCCACCAGCAACGAAATATGCACGTAA
- the LOC6535380 gene encoding egl nine homolog 1 isoform X2, which produces MITSTTTDYKNFFKHSAHPANAEQYFRELLDKRERRYEDLCRNIISDMNQYGLSVVDDFLGMETGLKILNEVRSMYNAGAFQDGQVVTNQTPDVPAVRGDKIRGDKIKWVGGNEPGCSNVWYLTNQIDSVVYRVNTMKDNGILGNYHIRERTRAMVACYPGSGTHYVMHVDNPQKDGRVITAIYYLNINWDARESGGILRIRPTPGTTVADIEPKFDRLIFFWSDIRNPHEVQPAHRTRYAITVWYFDAKEREEALIRAKLENSKTNNLVAQVQAQRTEPDSTTTPPAAIASSSPSLPASMSTGTGALNANVSSNSCATSNEICT; this is translated from the exons ATGATAACCTCCACGACCACGGactataaaaacttttttaaacaCTCTGCACATCCTGCCAATGCTGAGCAGTACTTTCGGGAACTTCTGGACAAGCG TGAGCGCCGCTATGAGGATCTGTGCCGCAACATCATCAGCGACATGAACCAGTATGGCCTGTCCGTTGTGGACGACTTCTTGGGCATGGAGACGGGTCTGAAGATCCTCAACGAGGTTCGAAGCATGTATAACGCAGGAGCCTTCCAAGATGGACAAGTGGTGACCAACCAGACGCCCGATGTTCCCGCGGTGCGCGGTGACAAGATCCGAGGCGATAAGATCAAGTGGGTTGGTGGCAATGAGCCGGGCTGCAGCAATGTTTGGTATTTGACCAATCAG ATTGACTCTGTGGTGTACCGTGTAAACACGATGAAGGATAATGGCATTTTGGGCAACTACCACATCAGGGAGCGCACGAGG GCAATGGTCGCCTGTTATCCAGGATCTGGAACTCACTACGTCATGCATGTAGACAATCCTCAAAAGGATGGTCGCGTTATAACGGCCATATACTACCTGAATATAAACTGGGATGCGCGGGAAAGTGGCGGCATTCTGCG AATTCGACCAACACCTGGAACCACAGTGGCGGATATTGAGCCCAAGTTTGATCGCCTGATATTCTTCTGGTCCGACATTCGAAATCCCCACGAAGTGCAGCCCGCTCACCGTACCCGCTATGCCATCACCGTTTGGTATTTCGATGCCAAGGAGCGCGAGGAGGCCCTAATTAGGGCCAAGCTGGAAAACAGCAAGACGAACAATCTGGTAGCTCAAGTCCAAGCCCAACGGACTGAACCAGACTCCACCACCACACCACCTGCAGCCATAGCTTCATCCTCACCCAGTCTACCGGCTAGCATGTCCACGGGAACAGGAGCGCTGAACGCGAATGTGTCGAGTAATTCCTGCGCCACCAGCAACGAAATATGCACGTAA
- the LOC6535385 gene encoding TLD domain-containing protein 2 isoform X28: MWFAISVFAILAVCGLAGRRWGRYLYLHYGRHLLPRSLLSAKNRAPTPPLSPTKDDQSLEALLDESGEMHETVLSMSTDEYRKTSLFATGSFDLDFPIPDLIGKTEILTEEHREKLCSHLPARAEGYSWSLIFSTSQHGFALNSLYRKMARLESPVLIVIEDTEHNVFGALTSCSLHVSDHFYGTGESLLYKFNPSFKVFHWTGENMYFIKGNMESLSIGAGDGRFGLWLDGDLNQGRSQQCSTYGNEPLAPQEDFVIKTLECWAFV, encoded by the exons ATGTGGTTCGCAATTTCTGTGTTCGCCATTTTGGCCGTTTGCGGGCTGGCCGGCCGCAGGTGGGGTCGCTACCTCTACCTGCACTACGGCCGCCACCTGCTGCCGCGCTCCCTCCTCTCGGCCAAGAACCGCGCCCCCACGCCCCCCCTCTCGCCCACCAAGGACGACCAGAGCCTGGAGGCTCTCCTCGACGAGAGCGGCGAAATGCACGAAACG GTGCTGTCAATGAGCACAGATGAATATCGCAAGACCTCACTCTTTGCCACAGGATCCTTCGACTTGGACTTCCCCATACCAGACCTGATCGGCAAGACAGAAATTCTTACAGAGGAACATCG CGAGAAGCTCTGCTCACATCTGCCGGCTAGAGCCGAGGGATACTCCTGGTCCCTGATCTTCAGCACCTCACAACATGGTTTCGCACTGAACTCCCTGTACCGCAAAATGGCTCGTCTGGAGAGTCCAGTTCTGATTGTCATTGAGGATACGGAGCACAAC GTATTTGGTGCCTTGACCTCCTGCTCACTGCATGTGTCGGACCACTTTTACGGCACCGGTGAGTCCCTGCTCTACAAGTTTAACCCGAGCTTCAAGGTGTTCCATTGGACTGGTGAGAATATGTACTTCATCAAAGGCAACATGGAAAGCCTTTCGATTGGCGCTGGAGA CGGTCGTTTTGGCCTTTGGCTGGATGGGGACCTGAACCAGGGACGATCGCAGCAATGCAGCACATACGGCAATGAACCTCTGGCGCCACAAGAAGACTTTGTTATCAAAACACTCGAATGCTGGGCATTTGTTTAA
- the LOC6535378 gene encoding enolase-phosphatase E1, with product MTSSERVAKVVLVDIEGTTTSISFVHEVLFPYAKQNVEKFLRDSWKVDDIQRIVQDMQQLPQFEEYKVLLRAPPAEVDVELIAGFVRYLIDQDLKVTPMKTLQGLIWEQGYTNGELKGHVYEDVPAAFEAWRAAGLQIAVYSSGSVAAQKLIFGHSLVGNLQPHLSAYFDTHVGHKQDQKSYENIANLLKEDPKQILFLTDIPGEAAAARSAGLQAVILQRPGNAALADDQKASFELMPDFKSLQNLKLPINKYQA from the exons ATGACGTCCAGTGAACGAGTGGCCAAAGTGGTACTGGTGGACATCGAGGGCACCACCACTTCGATTAGCTTTGTGCACGAAGTCCTGTTTCCCTACGCCAAGCAGAATGTGGAAAAGTTCCTGAGGGATTCCTGGAAGGTAGATGATATACAGCGCATTGTCCAGGATATGCAGCAACTGCCCCAGTTTGAGGAATACAAGGTCCTGTTAAGAGCTCCACCAGCGGAAGTGGATGTTGAACTGATTGCAGGCTTTGTGCGCTATCTAATTGATCAGGACCTGAAGGTCACGCCAATGAAAACGCTTCAGGGCCTAATTTGGGAGCAGGGCTACACTAATGGAGAGTTGAAGGGCCA TGTATACGAAGATGTTCCCGCAGCTTTTGAGGCCTGGCGTGCTGCTGGTCTTCAGATTGCCGTCTACTCCAGTGGCAGTGTGGCTGCCCAAAAGCTGATATTCGGACATAGTTTAGTGGGGAACCTGCAGCCGCACTTGAGTGCTTATTTCGATACCCATGTGGGCCACAAACAGGATCAAAAATCTTATGAAAACATTGCCAACCTATTAAAGGAGGACCCGAAGCAGATTCTATTTCTCACGGATATTCCAGGAG AAGCGGCTGCCGCTCGATCTGCGGGATTGCAAGCCGTCATTCTGCAGCGTCCTGGAAACGCCGCCTTAGCGGACGATCAAAAAGCTAGTTTTGAATTGATGCCGGACTTTAAATCACTTCAAAATCTGAAACTGCCGATCAATAAATACCAGGCTTAG
- the LOC6535382 gene encoding uncharacterized protein LOC6535382: protein MSTHQCSLGKLARRGASLQITPLAATMRSLYHTRSRPYVAQSMGQLGQRSKPAAQPCNFERSRVRKIAGVRKTMSNQMQGMGPSLGHDKVAPYKLYGKSRLFSSSSSLKSRLQQEQLEQEEDEEEYSGRVSQPPHTTASLSATQRRYSQAAGFGKGIAMQTAKDISQSIQEELMVVDADTRDMLNCDPSRKALRDYHDQMTQRSKNSVDPMQGWKHPKNLKYLSNLPAERSTSSPAVQPEEEAQRQVRPRRRQMIMGHATRNFDVLSHLPLQHTSGPRFEMHTSNAKEMFSEQRSELRPQTSWHSPKPVAEDNPEDRLMDVSMVRAERPDITVARGLWKSGEDAPAETDSWYEQPKAEREFLKQNFLGGARSRRKLGQPQLDEPHYEAADNTAQISASQQVINQKFAGFRMSARGNQKQIIESVNPTPQLKPHQRAMSEPRDTRRRRGTAKQGIERQAAPRFVGGDSQPAAKDDVDKEDFRESNWPSPSNSVLPISSRSDSRLQTENRSRCRNVMGEKRGPKKSAATEPAVEDNEIAMPPGYKKESAVQRLGSASSKHNSRAFNSY from the coding sequence ATGAGTACCCATCAGTGCAGCCTGGGTAAGCTGGCCCGCCGAGGTGCCAGCCTGCAGATCACTCCTTTGGCCGCTACGATGCGGAGTCTATACCACACACGGAGTAGGCCATATGTGGCCCAGAGCATGGGTCAGCTAGGCCAACGTTCGAAGCCAGCGGCGCAGCCCTGCAACTTTGAGCGAAGCCGGGTGCGAAAGATCGCCGGGGTGAGGAAGACGATGTCCAACCAGATGCAGGGCATGGGCCCCAGCCTGGGACATGACAAGGTGGCGCCCTACAAGCTCTACGGCAAGTCGCGGCTGTTCTCCTCCTCAAGCAGCCTTAAAAGTCGCTTGCAGCAAGAGCAGCTAGAGCaagaggaggacgaggaggagtaCTCGGGCCGGGTTTCCCAGCCCCCGCACACCACGGCCTCTTTGTCCGCCACCCAGCGGCGGTACAGTCAGGCGGCAGGATTCGGCAAGGGCATAGCCATGCAAACGGCCAAAGACATCAGCCAGTCCATTCAGGAGGAACTAATGGTTGTGGACGCCGACACGCGCGACATGCTTAACTGCGATCCCAGTCGCAAGGCGCTGCGCGACTACCACGACCAGATGACCCAGCGGTCAAAAAACTCTGTCGACCCCATGCAGGGTTGGAAGCATCCAAAGAACCTCAAGTATCTCTCCAATCTCCCGGCCGAGAGAAGTACCAGTAGCCCGGCAGTCCAACCCGAGGAGGAAGCCCAACGGCAAGTGAGGCCCCGTCGCCGCCAGATGATCATGGGTCATGCCACTCGCAATTTCGATGTCCTATCCCATCTCCCGCTTCAGCACACTTCCGGACCCAGGTTCGAGATGCATACCTCCAATGCTAAGGAGATGTTCTCGGAGCAGCGCAGCGAACTGCGTCCGCAGACAAGTTGGCACAGCCCAAAGCCAGTCGCCGAGGACAATCCCGAGGATCGGCTTATGGACGTGTCTATGGTCCGAGCAGAACGCCCAGATATCACAGTGGCCAGGGGTCTCTGGAAGTCCGGGGAGGACGCACCCGCCGAAACGGATTCGTGGTACGAGCAGCCCAAAGCAGAGCGAGAATTCTTAAAGCAGAACTTCCTCGGCGGAGCCAGGAGTCGCCGGAAGTTGGGACAACCCCAGTTGGACGAACCCCATTACGAGGCGGCCGACAATACGGCCCAGATTAGTGCCTCCCAGCAGGTGATTAACCAAAAGTTCGCCGGCTTCCGCATGTCGGCAAGGGGCAATCAGAAGCAAATTATAGAGTCGGTGAATCCGACACCGCAGCTCAAGCCTCATCAAAGAGCCATGTCGGAGCCCCGGGATACGCGAAGAAGACGCGGAACTGCGAAACAGGGCATCGAACGACAGGCTGCACCTCGGTTTGTTGGGGGTGACAGCCAACCAGCTGCGAAAGATGATGTCGATAAAGAGGATTTCAGGGAGTCCAATTGGCCGTCGCCCAGTAACTCAGTGCTCCCGATATCCTCTCGAAGCGATTCTCGCCTACAAACGGAGAACAGGTCGCGTTGTCGGAATGTCATGGGCGAGAAGCGGGGCCCCAAAAAGTCGGCGGCCACTGAACCTGCCGTGGAGGACAACGAAATCGCGATGCCGCCGGGTTACAAAAAGGAGTCGGCCGTCCAACGCCTGGGAAGTGCTTCTTCCAAACACAACAGCCGCGCCTTCAACAGCTACTAA